A genomic segment from Triticum dicoccoides isolate Atlit2015 ecotype Zavitan chromosome 1A, WEW_v2.0, whole genome shotgun sequence encodes:
- the LOC119363517 gene encoding cysteine-rich receptor-like protein kinase 2, producing MQPRPGRPRGRHSLPPAAAGVLRCLVLAGAVAVAAAGADAVAAPAILDTVCGSRQAADPESFDVSFVNTLELIYQNVTRSGFGAASSGSGGNFSVFGLGQCLAYLSPTDCQLCYAQSRVKLPHCLPADGGRIYVDGCFLRYGAGDFTAAATDASDTFLCSNDTAPATPAFAAAAAALVRNVTATAPGARGYYYAGSASASAMPTGARVYAAAQCWRSLNATACAACTASARDRVVRQCLPGAAEGYGLNAGCVVRYSTQPFYLPAKAGGGSGSSNRHIIIIVFASILSAMAVVGIVFIWTRMRPRRDDLHDDMDGSGEIIRTIMSSQLGFRYEELRKATDDFNQINKLGQGGYGSVYKGVLPDGREIAVKRLYLNTRQWTDQFFNEVKLVSQVQHKNLVKLLGCSVEGPESLLVYEYLCNTSLDHYLFDAFKKNALDWERRSEIVLGAAEGLSYLHSGSEVRIIHRDIKASNVMLDERFRPKIGDFGLARNFMEDQTHLSTGLAGTFGYMAPEYIVHGQLTEKADIYSYGVLVLEIVTGRKNHNSVASSAEGLSLMSQLWKHYNAGTLMELLDPNLRDQCSEAEALKVFQVGLLCAQASPNLRPPMWKVVEMLGSGDRVLPRPTEPPFINIKGSNAKSESSGSSMSLMSNSDKSPFSTNQLSVSGVQAR from the exons ATGCAGCCACGTCCGGGAAGACCCCGCGGCCGCCACTCTCTTCCCCCGGCCGCGGCGGGCGTGCTCCGGTGCCTCGTCCTCGCCggggccgtcgccgtcgccgccgcgggcGCGGACGCGGTCGCGGCGCCGGCGATCCTGGACACGGTGTGCGGGTCCAGGCAGGCGGCCGACCCGGAGTCCTTCGACGTGAGCTTCGTCAACACCCTGGAGCTCATCTACCAGAACGTGACGCGCTCCGGCTTCGgcgccgcctcctccggctccggcggcAACTTCTCCGTCTTCGGGCTCGGCCAGTGCCTCGCCTACCTCTCCCCGACCGACTGCCAGCTCTGCTACGCGCAGAGCCGCGTGAAGCTGCCCCACTGCCTCCCGGCCGACGGCGGCCGCATCTACGTCGACGGCTGCTTCCTCCGCTACGGCGCCGGCGacttcaccgccgccgccaccgacgccagcGACACGTTCCTGTGCTCCAACGACACCGCGCCGGCGACCCCGGCGTtcgcggccgcggccgccgcgctGGTGCGCAACGTCACGGCGACCGCGCCGGGTGCGAGGGGGTACTACTACGCCGGGTCGGCGTCGGCGTCCGCGATGCCGACCGGCGCGCGGGTGTACGCGGCGGCGCAGTGCTGGAGGTCGCTGAACGCCACCGCGTGCGCGGCATGCACGGCCAGCGCGCGCGACCGGGTGGTGCGGCAGTGCCTTCCCGGCGCCGCCGAGGGGTACGGGCTCAACGCCGGCTGCGTCGTCAGGTACTCCACGCAGCCCTTCTACCTGCCGGCGAAAGCCGGCGGCGGCAGCGGATCATCCA ACCGGCACATAATCATCATCGTCTTCGCCTCCATCCTCTCCGCCATGGCGGTCGTCGGCATAGTATTCATCTGGACACGAATGAGGCCCAGGAGAGACGACCTCCACGACG ACATGGACGGCTCAGGCGAGATCATCCGCACCATCATGTCGTCGCAGCTCGGCTTCCGGTACGAGGAGCTGCGCAAGGCGACCGATGACTTCAATCAGATCAACAAGCTCGGCCAGGGCGGCTACGGTTCAGTTTACAAG GGCGTGCTTCCGGATGGCCGGGAGATCGCCGTGAAGCGGCTCTACCTCAACACGCGGCAGTGGACCGACCAGTTCTTCAACGAGGTGAAGCTCGTCAGCCAGGTGCAGCACAAGAACCTCGTCAAGCTCCTCGGGTGCAGCGTCgagggccccgagagcctcctcgtctACGAGTACCTCTGCAACACCAGCCTCGATCACTACCTCTttg ATGCTTTCAAGAAGAATGCGTTGGACTGGGAGCGGCGGTCGGAGATCGTCCTCGGGGCGGCGGAGGGTTTGTCATACCTCCACAGTGGCTCCGAGGTCAGGATCATACATAGGGACATCAAGGCCAGCAATGTGATGTTGGATGAGAGGTTCAGACCTAAGATTGGCGATTTCGGCTTGGCAAGGAACTTCATGGAAGATCAGACCCACCTCAGCACCGGCCTCGCCGGAACATT TGGATATATGGCTCCGGAGTACATCGTTCACGGGCAGCTGACGGAGAAGGCCGACATCTATAGCTACGGCGTGCTGGTCCTTGAGATCGTCACCGGCCGCAAGAACCACAACTCCGTGGCGTCATCGGCCGAGGGGTTGTCCCTCATGTCACAG TTATGGAAGCACTACAACGCCGGCACCCTCATGGAGCTCCTGGACCCGAACCTCCGCGACCAATGCTCGGAGGCGGAAGCTCTCAAGGTGTTCCAAGTCGGGCTGCTGTGCGCGCAGGCGTCGCCGAACCTCAGACCCCCGATGTGGAAGGTGGTGGAGATGCTGGGAAGTGGTGATAGGGTGCTGCCCCGGCCTACCGAGCCTCCGTTCATCAACATAAAGGGGTCGAACGCGAAGAGCGAAAGCTCGGGGTCATCAATGTCTCTGATGTCGAACTCCGACAAGTCGCCGTTCTCGACGAATCAGCTGTCGGTTAGTGGGGTGCAGGCAAGGTGA